A stretch of DNA from Carya illinoinensis cultivar Pawnee chromosome 12, C.illinoinensisPawnee_v1, whole genome shotgun sequence:
AGCAGAAGTAAGCCATCTTTTAGCCATCTCACCATTTAGTTCTCCTTCATTGTCGAAAGAGCTCGAGAGGCTTAAACATGAACACTGCAGAGTTTTTGTGGTTCATTTGTCCTTGCCATTGGCCATGCACCTTTTTGAGAGGGCTAaagaaatgagcatgatggagAAAGAATATGTCTGGATCACAACAGATCCCACAACAGGCCTTGTCCATTCCCTTAATTCCTCCACCATTTCTTCCATGCAAGGAACTATAGGAGTAAAGAGCTACTTCCCCCGGAAAGATCCCACTTTTCAAAACTTCTATACTAGATTTCGCAGAAAGTTTAGTTCGGAAAATCCAGATCTAGAAGAGGACAACCATGAACCTGGGACTTCTGCTGTGCTGGCATATGATGCTGTGTGGACAGTGTGCAAAGCAATGAGAGAAAGCAGTAGCAGCCAACAATTGCTACGTAAACTTAAGCTAAGTAAATTTTATGGCTTGAGTGGAAAGGTTCAGTTTGTTCACCGGAAACTTGCTCCAGCATATAAATTTCAGGTCATCAATGTGATTGGGAAGAGTTACCATGAACTTGGCTTCTGGACAGATACATCTGGTTTCTCAGCAACCTTTGATGAAAGAGCACCGAACCAGTCTTCAATGGGAAGCTTGGGGCAGGTGATTTGGCCAGGTGGGTCCTCGACCACTCCAAGAGGATGGGCTCTTCCAACAGATGCCAAGCCACTGATAATTGGTGTACCCACCAAATCGAGTttcaaacaatatgtaaatGTGAGAAAGGATAACTCAACAAACACTACTCATTTTGAAGGATTTGCAATCGATCTGTTCAAAGCAACAGTGGAAATTCTGCCATTCTACCTACCATACAATTTGACTCCCTTTGATGGAACATATGATGAGATAGTGAAGCAGGTTCATTCAAAGGTGAGAATTTTTATACTCTTTCTTGGTAATTCAAGTCACAGAGAATATCTAATTCcaatatataattagaataCTGCATCTATTTTCAGTTGAATTTATGCTAGGATCAACCGTAGTCTTCAATTTTAAGTTGTGAtcatgattttcatttttctttccggTAGCCAAGACAcagttaaaaatattattttttcattggaGCAGAAGTTTGATGCGGTAGTTGGTGATGTAGCCATAGTTTCCAAGCGATATCAACATGCAGAATTCACACATCCCTACACTGAATCAGGATTGGTGATGATAGTTCCGGTTCGCCCCCAGACCAGTGATAGAGCTTGGCTGTTCATGAAGCCTTTCACAAAAGCCATGTGGGTTCTAATAGGACTGATAAACATCTACAATGGCTTTGTTGTGTGGTTGGTAGAGCGAAAACACTGTCCCGAACTCAAAGGTTCCGGTTTCAATCAAGTTGGCGTCTTGCTTTCTTTAGCGTTTACTACTCTCTTCTCCTTACAAGGTAAAATGAAGATATGGTTATTCTTTCTGTTATTTTTCTGAATATATTTGGAAATATGGCCTAAAAAATTGCTTCATTTCATCTGATTGAGCATAGGGGAGAAGCTGCATAGCAATCTTTCACGGATGGCAATGGTGGTGTGGCTGTTTGTGGCACTAGTTCTCACGCAAACTTACACGGCTAACCTCACCAGCATACTCACAGTCCAGCGCCTTGAACCCACCGTCACTGACGTCGAGTTGCTGCGGAATCGCAACGCAATGGTTGGATACTGCAGGGGATCATTCGTGTCAGACTATTTGGTGGATGTCTTGCAAATCCACCGCGACAAAATCATTAATTATAACTCCCCGGAAGAGTATGCTCAGGCACTTAGAAGTAAGGTAATAGCAGCAGCATTTCTTGAAGTTCCTTTGGCCAAATTATTCCTCGCAAAATACTGCAAGGAGTTCACCATAGCTGGACCAACTTACAAAGTTGGAGGATTTGGATTTGTAAGTACTTCTTAACCTCAACCGAGTCTCTTTTTACTTTCTTAGAAAAGCTATGCAGCGTAGCTATTACTAGCCTTGCAATCTGAACTAAAAATTGTAGACTGTATTGAAGTAGATCAAGAAATTTAAGTCAAGTCAAGCCTTTTTTGTGAATAAGATCAAGAttaattacatatatttttttcattcatggTGCCTCAGGTATTTCCAAGCGGTTCTCCACTGCTTCCTGATGTAACTAAAGCACTACTGAACGTTTCTGAGAGTGGCAAATTACGAGGTTTAGAGATCAGCATGATTGCAGCCCAAGAATGCGAGGACACCGAGTTGATTGACGATATTTCTAGTCTTAGCCCCAGCAGCTTTTGGGTTCTTTTCGTGTTAACGGCGGGTACATCGACAGCTGCTCTTTTGGTCTATGTTGTTTGTCATAAACGGTTTGGACAAAAAACCATATGGAGATTGATGTTGGCTGTCATGAGACATTGGTGGCATCGGAAGAAGTCATTCTCTCGAAGAGTCAGTAGCAATGAAAGGTCTAGCAATTTTCCAAACACATCTAATTCACGGATTGGAGTGTAGAAATACAAGGAAATGGATCCCGAGGCatccatatatatagaagtagAAGAGATCACGAACACTGTTGCATGGCACCATACTGCAGAATCGCAGATCGAGACCAGCTCATGAGTTTTCATACGCTTAAACTCTGTTGTTTTTGCAGCTGCTAGATAGAATATGTGTAGATAAGGAGTTGCTAGGACCATGTTAATTAGGACTACTTCAACAATACCTCATAAAATTAGTTTTGTTAGTTGTTTTTGCTTACGTACTCTCCACGGTATGTCCATATGATCATAACATGTATACCAGAAAGTGATCACTCCCTAATCTTATTCCCAACAACTTTTTCGTATTGCTCTTGATATTAACCAAAGGCACATCAAAATCTCTCTCCTAGCTAGTTGCCtgcatttttattctttttgtgcGAATAATGCCACACGTGATTCTGACAAACAACCATCTCAAGGCTTATGATGGCTGCAATGACACGCTGAATAATAAGGAGTCAAAAGCGATGATTCCCTTGAGTATGGAAGTTTAACTTCATCAACAAGGCACGGAAAGAATAGAAAAGCTTGACTTCATTAACAAGATCAAGAGAAAGGTTCGATCCAAAAGCAATCTTTTCATGCGTACGTACAAGGAGAAGTATCATGATAATAGTACATATATGGAGCTAAACCTTAAAAGTTATAACCGTCTTCCGGCCTCATCTACCTGATCTGATCTGGGGCTTGGGTCATGCTCtgacatggttaaaaattaaacgTGGGGAAATTAGATTAAGCAGTCTTTTGCTTTCAGAGATGATCTCAATTTGGATGGAGAAACACTCTTTTAACAAAatgtttatattaaaattacttCTTAATCAAAAATCTTTTATCTTATAATCATTTCAAATCAACAATTTTATTACCATTCAGaaattatctcaatttatcttacTTGCTAatctaaatattacaaaatttttaaaaactatctcatctcatattaactcaataactttattattatatattcataaattattttaacttatctcaatatctaaacgaGTACTAAATATGTGTAAGAGTTCTCAGTAAAAGCAATTCAGAGAGGGAAGTTTGTCAAAAATTTTGGACTGTacaagatatattttttttaaacaaagaaGTGATATGTGTCACTTTTTTGTGTGCCGCAGTTGGAACACATTAATAGATGTAGGTGATtgctggtttttcttttttaagcagTCGACCTACATTTACGTGTTACCATTAATATATCAAACACAAACCACATGCATGGTTTGGAAGCCTATCAAAATGCCCAG
This window harbors:
- the LOC122289445 gene encoding glutamate receptor 2.8-like, producing MNTFPSFTAFLALVLLLSQKATADNGRNTALGIDNVRGILGAIVDNSTRIGKEQKVAMEMAIEDFYDKTSESYALHMKNSHGEPYRAALAARDLIDQQEVQALLSPQTWEETSLVAEIGNQANIPVLSIVDSTPPWATERWPFLLQASPNQTSQMKAIAAIVQYWQWRQVTVIYEDIDSMRSGVMPYLSDALRDVGAEVSHLLAISPFSSPSLSKELERLKHEHCRVFVVHLSLPLAMHLFERAKEMSMMEKEYVWITTDPTTGLVHSLNSSTISSMQGTIGVKSYFPRKDPTFQNFYTRFRRKFSSENPDLEEDNHEPGTSAVLAYDAVWTVCKAMRESSSSQQLLRKLKLSKFYGLSGKVQFVHRKLAPAYKFQVINVIGKSYHELGFWTDTSGFSATFDERAPNQSSMGSLGQVIWPGGSSTTPRGWALPTDAKPLIIGVPTKSSFKQYVNVRKDNSTNTTHFEGFAIDLFKATVEILPFYLPYNLTPFDGTYDEIVKQVHSKKFDAVVGDVAIVSKRYQHAEFTHPYTESGLVMIVPVRPQTSDRAWLFMKPFTKAMWVLIGLINIYNGFVVWLVERKHCPELKGSGFNQVGVLLSLAFTTLFSLQGEKLHSNLSRMAMVVWLFVALVLTQTYTANLTSILTVQRLEPTVTDVELLRNRNAMVGYCRGSFVSDYLVDVLQIHRDKIINYNSPEEYAQALRSKVIAAAFLEVPLAKLFLAKYCKEFTIAGPTYKVGGFGFVFPSGSPLLPDVTKALLNVSESGKLRGLEISMIAAQECEDTELIDDISSLSPSSFWVLFVLTAGTSTAALLVYVVCHKRFGQKTIWRLMLAVMRHWWHRKKSFSRRVSSNERSSNFPNTSNSRIGV